The bacterium HR11 DNA segment TCTCGGACGGTGGGAAAGGCCGCTCGGACGCCACTCCTACCAACCGAACGGCTCTGTTAGACTAAGGCCCTAACCAGTAGATCCATCCAAGGTTCTGGGCCATTATCTCCAGCCGAGGAGACCCCAGTTTGCCCAGGCAAGTCTATGGTCCATGGTCTAAGGTCTAAGAGGGGGACACTGGTGCATCGTCGGAATCTCGTACTGTCCGTCTTGCTGGCCGGTATCCTGCTGGGGACGTTCCTCTGGGGAACGGATTGGAACGCCCTCCGGCGCGCGTTCTATCGAGCCTCTTGGGCGAGCCTGACGTTGGGCCTGCTGGCCGGGGCGGGCATCTACGTGGCCCGGGGCCTCCGGTGGGCTTTCCTCTTAGCGCCCCTGGGGCGGGTCCGTTGGACGGACGCCGTCTGGGCGAACGTGATCGGCTTTGCGGCCAACACGGTCCTGCCGGGTCGGGTCGGGGAGGTCGTCCGGGCTTTATGGATCCGGCGGACGTACGACATCCCCTTGACCCATCTCTTGGCGACCATCGCCCTCGAGCGGGTCGTGGACGTAGGGGTCTTGGCCGGCGTCTTAATGTTCTTTTTTTTAAAGGGGCCTGACTTGGGGTGGATCCGGCCGGCGTCGCCCGAAGCATGGGGCCTTGCTGTCGGCCTGGTCCGGTCGTCAGTCTTCGTCCTGGGGGCCTTGGCCGTTCTCGTCGGTCTGATGGTCCTTTGGGCCCGCCGGCGGCCGGGCGACCCGTCGGCCGCTGGGACGAGAGCGCCTCGGTGGCTGACGGCCATCGTTCGTTTCTTTTACGACGTGGCCCAGGGCCTCCGGCAGGCCAGCCGGCCGACCCGACTGATCCCCTATTGGTTGATTTCCATCGTCTTCTGGGTCTTGGACGCCGGGGCCATCTGGCTGGGGGTCTGGCCCTTTATCCCGACGTTTCCCTTTCACGGGTCCCTTTGGGTGATGGCCCTCGTCATGCTGGGGGCGGCCATCCCGACGCCGGGGGCCGTCGGGGGGTTCCACTGGGGGGTACGCATCGGCCTGACGGGGTTCTATAATATAGACACGACGACGGCGGTGTCGGCCGGCGTGTGGTCGCACTTCTGTGCCTTCTTCCCGGCCGTCAGCCTGGCGGTCGCCTACCTGGCCGTCCGGGGGCTGACGTGGCACCACGTCCGAGAAGTCTTGCGTCCGACGGTAGAACGGCGTGAAGTGTCCCCGTTGTCAGAATGAAGATACCCGTGTATACGACTCCCGTCCGACCGAGGACGGTCGGGTCATCCGCCGACGGCGACTCTGCGAGCGGTGCAACTTTCGGTTTACGACCTACGAGCGGTGGGAAGAGCCGCCCCTGGTCGTCATCAAAAAGGACGGCCGTCGGGAACGCTTCGACCGCAATAAGCTCCTAAACGGCCTCCTCAAAGCCGTCGAGAAGCGGCCCGTGTCGCTCGAGGCCCTCGAGGACATCGTGCGGGACGTCGAGAGCCGGATCGCCGACCGGCCGGGTCGGGAGATGACGACCCGCGAGATCGGCGAGATCGTCATCGAGCGGCTCAAGCAGTTGGACACGGTCGCCTACGTGCGCTTTGCGTCTGTATACCGGCAGTTCACGGATGCCACCGACTTTGTCCACGAGATCGAGCGTCTCATGCGGGAGCACCGTCGGAAGCCGGCGGCCGTCCGACGGCGGAAATAGGCAGTCAGCCGATGGGGCAGTCGGCAGATGGGCAGATAGGCAGGTCGGCAGTCGGCAATCGGCAGATAGGCAGATAGGCAGGTCGGCAGATGGGCAGTCGGCGGGACTAAGTGACGCCGGGAGGCTTTTCAGGAAGCCCCATGGAAGACAAACAGACCTATTCCCCGGGAGGTCTCCCATGAGCCGTCAGCCGATCCGTTCCTACCAAGAGCTCCACGCGTGGCAGACAGCCATGACCCTGGCGACAGAGGTGTAATCGACTCACCCGAACCTTCGCGTAGGACTCTTGGAGGAAGCTCAAGCCAATCCCCTTTTAGAAGACTGTGACCGATTGGGTCGGATGATCCACCGGTTGATTCAAGCTTATGTCGTTAGAAGCCTCATCGTTCGCCCCCAGCAGATGCTTGACCTGCCTATCTGCCGATTGCCGACTGCCGACCTGCCCACCTGTCCTGGAGGGAACCCATGACCGAAAAGCGAGGCATCCCCTCGACATACAAGCGCTTTCGGCAAAAGTATCCCGACGTGGCCCGACACTATGAGGCTTTGGGCGACGCCCTGACCCAGGCGGGTCCGCTGGACGAGCGGACGGCCCGCCTCGTGAAGCTCGCCCTCGCCGTCGGCTATCAGCAGGAGGGCGCCGTCCATTCGGCCGTCCGGAAGGGCCTGGAGGCCGGCCTCACGCCGGACGAGATGCGTCAGGTCGCCCTGCTGGCCATCACGACCATCGGGTTCGCCGCCGCCATGGCGGCCTACACGTGGATCGAGGACATCGTGGGCCAGGAGTGACGGAGACAAGGGATGCGGGATACGGGCCGCGGGTCCCAGGAATCAAAGGCCACCTGCCGACCGGCCCACACTCTCCACCGAGGGGATGGACCCGATGGACCTGGAAGGGGCTCGGCAACGACTCGTCGAGGCGATTCGGAAATACCGGGGTCGGCTGACGGCCGCCGACGTATCGGCCCTACTGGGGGTCTCTATCTATGACGCCGATGACCTCCTTCGGCAGATGATGGAGCAGTTTTACTGTCGTCTGGCCGTCACGCCGGAAGGGGTCGTCCTGTACGAATTTCCCGTCCCCCTCCGCCGGCGGACCGCCCTGACCCTCCGGGAGGTCCTCGACCGCGTCGCCCAGGCGCTCTGGCGAGCCTTTGTTTTCCTCTACAAGGTCTGGATCGCCGCCACGCTCGTCGCTTACTTCATTGCTTTCACCGTCGTCCTCCTCCTGTTGGTCTTGGCCAGCGCCCGCGGCCAGCGAGACGACCGGCGGGGCGGCCGGGGTGATAGTTTCGACCTGGGACCCCTCCTGCGACTGCTGTTCAGCATTTTTGACTTCCAGACCCACACGCCCGTCCCGGTCCCCCGGACCGACCGCCGGGGGTACCGATATCGCCAGTACGAGAGCAAGAAGGGCGTCTGGCCCGGGCGGGAGCACAAGAAGGGGTTCGTCGCGTCGGTCTACGACTTCGTCTTCGGCCCTCCACGGGTGCCCTTCGACCCCCTGGCCAACGAAAAGGAGGTCGTCGCTTACCTGCGCCGACAGAAGGGGATCCTCACACCGACTGAGCTCATCCGTCTGGCCGGATGGACCCTCGAGGAGGCCGACCAACTCTTCGCCTATTACGTCGCCCGGTTTAAGGGCGAGGCCCGCATCTCCGAAAGCGGTGTCCTCTACGGGGAGTTCAACGAAGTCCTCACGACGGGCGGTCTTCCCGAGGGGTCTGTCGTCTACTACTGGGACGAGGACGAGCCGCCCTTCGAGCTGACGGGGAATTCGCCGGGTCGCAACTTGGTCATCACCGGGATGAACGCTTTCAACCTCTTCTTCGGCCTCCTGTTTGTGACCGAGACGACCCGGTTCGTGGAACTGTTTCGGGCTTATGGCTTCTATCCCGACCCCGGCCTCTTACGGTTCTGGCTCGGATGGGTCCCCCTGACCTATTCGATCATCTTCTTTGCCGTGCCCCTGGCTCGGGTCCCCATCGTGACGGCCCAGGAGCGGGCCCGTCGGCGACGGAACGAACGGCGCCGGATCGTCCGGGCCGTCTTCTCGCTCATCGAGCAGGGCCGGGCGGACATCCGGCCAGCGGACGTCCAAGCCGAATACCGGCGACTCTATGCGGTGCCTGCCGCGGCGGAGGGCGGTGCCATCGGACGGCGGGTCCAGACATGGCTCCCGACGGTCGCCCGGGAGCTGGGCGGCGTTGCCGACCTCATGGAAGACGGCCAGGTCGTCTACCGCTTCCCCCGCATCGCCCAGGAGTTGGCCGAAGCCGCCCGCCTCCGACAGGGCCGTCCGACCGTCCAGGTCCCTCAGACCTTCGAGCTGACGGCCGAGGTCCGCCCGCCGGAAGAGATTTGAATGGGGAGGTGGGCAAGTCGGCAGATAGGCAGGTAGGGGCATCAGTGGTGCGGAGGGACGCGCCCCACGTATGAGGTTGCGATTGAAGGGACCTGTGGGGGGCATTATCTTTGATGACAGAGCCGTTCAACTCATGAAAATGGCGTCGGACCGGCCTTTTCCATCGCCCGGGAAGCACGATGCTTCAAGAAGGTCCCGGTGAGATCGGCTCATGGGTCATGGCTCATGGGCCCATGAGCGGAAGGGTCTATCGGTCCGCCTGCCGACCTGCCCATCTGCCTTACTGCCTACCTGCCTGAGGATACCCACGATGGCGGACCTGTGGGAACGTCTCTTACCCCGTTTGACGGCGTTGGTCGAGGAGTATGAGGCCCTCCAGGCCCGGCTGGCGGACCCGGCCGTCGCCCAGGACTATGCCCGCTCGCGGGACCTCCTCCGGCGATATCGGGAGCTGGAAGACCTCGTCCAAGCCTTCCGGCGCTGGCAACGCTACCAGCAAGAACGATCCGACGTCCTTCACATGCTGGAGACCGAGAAGGACCCCGAGCTCCGGGAGATGGCTCGCGAGGAACTCGAACGGCTGGACCGCCAGCTTGAGGAAGCTCGACAGGAGGTTTTCGCCCGTTTGATCCCACCGGACCCGAACGACACCCGGAACGTCATCCTCGAAATCCGGGCCGGGACGGGCGGCGAGGAGGCGGCCCTGTTCGCGGCGGACCTCCTGCGGATGTACCAGCGGTACTGTGAACGTCGGGGCTGGCGGTTCCAAGTCCTGGACGCCCACCCGACGGACCTCGGGGGCTATAAGGAAGTCGTCTGTCTCGTCGAGGGCCCGGGCGCCTACCGGCGCTTAAAATACGAAAGCGGCGTCCACCGGGTCCAGCGGGTGCCGGTCACCGAGGCCAGCGGGCGGATCCACACGTCGGCGGCGTCCGTCGCCGTCCTCCCGGAAGTCGAAGACGTCGAGGTCGAGGTCCGGGACGAGGACCTGCGGGTCGATGTCTTCAGCGCCGGCGGCCCCGGGGGTCAGCATGTCAACAAGGCGATGACGGCCATCCGGATCACGCATCTGCCGACGGGCATCGTCGTGACCTGCCAGGACGAGCGGTCGCTCCACCAGAACCGCCGCAAGGCCCTGCGGGTCCTGCGGGCCCGGCTCTACGACTACTACCGTCGCCAACAGGAAGAAGCCCTCGCCCGGGAACGCCGAGCGCAGGTCGGGACCGGCGACCGAAGCGAGAAGATCCGGACCTACAACTTCCCCCAGAACCGGGTGACGGACCACCGCATCAGTTTGACCCTCTATCGTCTGGAAGATGTCCTCGACGGGGACTTGGACGAGATCATCGACGCTCTGATGGCTTACGATCAGTCCGAAAAGCTGAAGGCGATGGTGGCGTGACCTGTTTGTGCATCCTTGACCCCGTGCCTAATCCCCGAAGGTCAGGTCGGCCCTCACCCAACGGCCCTCTCGGACGGCCGCCTGAAAGATTTCATAGTACGTCGCCGTCGTCCTCGGCCAGGCTTCCCATCGAAACGCCCGAAGACTTGCCTCGATGGCCTCGGGCGGT contains these protein-coding regions:
- the prfA gene encoding Peptide chain release factor 1, which gives rise to MADLWERLLPRLTALVEEYEALQARLADPAVAQDYARSRDLLRRYRELEDLVQAFRRWQRYQQERSDVLHMLETEKDPELREMAREELERLDRQLEEARQEVFARLIPPDPNDTRNVILEIRAGTGGEEAALFAADLLRMYQRYCERRGWRFQVLDAHPTDLGGYKEVVCLVEGPGAYRRLKYESGVHRVQRVPVTEASGRIHTSAASVAVLPEVEDVEVEVRDEDLRVDVFSAGGPGGQHVNKAMTAIRITHLPTGIVVTCQDERSLHQNRRKALRVLRARLYDYYRRQQEEALARERRAQVGTGDRSEKIRTYNFPQNRVTDHRISLTLYRLEDVLDGDLDEIIDALMAYDQSEKLKAMVA
- the nrdR gene encoding Transcriptional repressor NrdR, with amino-acid sequence MKCPRCQNEDTRVYDSRPTEDGRVIRRRRLCERCNFRFTTYERWEEPPLVVIKKDGRRERFDRNKLLNGLLKAVEKRPVSLEALEDIVRDVESRIADRPGREMTTREIGEIVIERLKQLDTVAYVRFASVYRQFTDATDFVHEIERLMREHRRKPAAVRRRK